A window of Benincasa hispida cultivar B227 chromosome 9, ASM972705v1, whole genome shotgun sequence genomic DNA:
TCCTTTCGTACTGCCATTTCTGACTCGGAAAATAATCATAAGAATCAGACTTCAACTCAAAAGTGTAGCAGTTTCTGCCTTTTTCTTCAATAAGATCAGCTActgcttgtttataagacagCTTTTATGGTCTTGAATAAAGATGTACCGTACCTTGTAACTGCAATAATCTTCCAGCAAGTCCAACATGTGTTGAAACTGTGTATATATGAGAACTCTATGACCTTGTTCTTTGAGTCTCACCATCATCTTATCCAACAAATGCAGCTTCCCGGAAGTTTCCAAAAGCTGTCTGTCAAGTTACATATAACCAATAGGAATAAAAATTTGATACATAACTAGCACTTGCTCTAACTCTCAGCTTGTTGATTGTTAGCATACCACAATGTTCtgtatatagtatatataacTCAGCCATATAAAATTCTTCTGGAAACAAAATATGAAGCATTAAGATAGAGACAACCATAGCGAAACTATAACTTTCTATTTCCCAATCTGACTATTTAACATGGAAGGCTGAAGATCAAGGTAGAAAAATACTTATACGCTTCTTCAGCATCTTCTATATCTGGCTCAACTCCTTCTAACATGTAAGCATGACAACAGAGCTTCCGCAATTCCATAACAACGTTGATAAGAGAAATCTGATAGAAAGTTCTAAACTTCAACAACCTTATAAGTTTCAAACAGGAAAGGAAAGAATAGTAGAGACAGCGAACTTGTAATGTTACCTGTGCACCACCACGGCGAGTTAATAATTGATAGTTACGAGTTAAAATGGCTTTGTAATATTCTTTCTGCTTACTACTTAGTTCGACACGCAAAATAAGTTCTTTTTTAGGGGGCAGGTCCTTCATGACGTCTTTCTTGACCCCTGCAAGAAATTAAAGATTGGCAAAAACACTTCTAactcaaaatgatttttttcttttatgagtCAAgtgctttcattgagaaaaaataaagaatacaaGAGCATATAAAAAAACCAAGCCCACAAAATCCCTTAGAGAAGGGATTCCAACTAAGTAAAATGTTTCTAAGGGATTCTAACTCAAAATGATTTAAAACTAAAGGAGACAAAAATATTCTCTTTGTACTGTGAAACTAATAACGCAAAAAAACTAAACTGCAATAAAAATTGTCAACTTGGACGCTCCTCAACTATTCTTCCAAGACAAACAGTCTCACCCTATTACATTTTAATGCCAATATGAACATTTTCATTGAATTACGCCAATTAATTGTCTTTTACAATTACCGTCCTcgaatatttcaaaattaaaacctcAAGTGAAGGAGGGCTATATTTCAAAACGAAACCTATAGTAAAGAAGGACATAAACTAAAGCAAATGAAgaattacttgtaagtatttAGAAACGACTACAAGAGAGCAATAAACTAAAGCAACTATATAGAATCGCTGATAATAATGTGATTACAGTATAGCTGTAAATAGAGTTCCCTGGATTAAAGGAAAGAAACAGAGTATAAAAACAACAGGAGTATAAAACGAATATTGGCACTCCAAACAATCAAGTCAATCTGTCACTAGACAAACTTTAAGAGCCTTACTTCTCAGGAGATGAGGAGCTAACATTCTGTGAAGCCTCAAGATTTGCTCCTCTTGATTGATATCTCTGAACTCCTCTTGGAACTCTTCTAGACTTCCAAACTGAAATAATATACACATCCAAAGTGATCAAATCCTAATAAATTCATTGATCATGTTTGAATGATTTATAACCAACACATGCATTATATCTGATTTGATTGGAGTGTCCTACTAACCTTCCCCGCGTCAAGGAAGTGCATGAGCATGAAAAGTTCATCAAGATTATtctgaaataaaacaagtaacggTGAGAAAAATGCAGGCATACCCTCTTTATAAATTTGGCTATATGCATTTACATATGCAAACACTTTGAGAGATGTGACATTTAAAAGAGAAATCACAccatttaaaagatatttttaaaaaataaatgtttacaAAATAGTAGGAAACGTAACAAGCAAACTAAACCAAAATACTTCAAATTAGACCACAACAATAAAAGGACCCTCTTTTCAACATGTTGAAAGGCAAGAGGTTCTCTATGAAGAAGTCAAAGCTTCCACGTTTGAAGTAATTCATTCAACATGTTGAAATGCTCCAAATACCAATGACACCATCATATTTGGATACGTACATAAgtgcatacatacatatatatgtatacacacacacacatgtaTACACATACACACAAGCGTGCGCGcacacatatataataaaataaaaatataagtaTCAATAGAATAGTTAACTAcatcttccattttcttttcaagCGGCAAACTAAGAACAGAACTTAAAcctatacaaaattaaaaaggaaaaaatttgttATCCACAACACTGAAAAGCCCTGATATTCAATAGCAATGAGAAGTCCAAACCAAATAAATTACATAACTTAAAGCCAAAACCATAGTTGACCTGTGATCTTAATGTATTAATATAACCTAGAACAAACCTGAAGAGGAGTTCCAGTCAGGAGTACACGAAGGTTACTTGAAAACTGtttcaatgaagaaaataattttgaatccTTATTCTTAAGCCGGTGGCCTTCATCAACAATCTATAGAGAAGTCagcaataagaaaaaaaatcctaggTCAATTATGATACCTCAAACTTTAACATAGTTTGCAACAAACAAACATCATAGATCAAgaattaattataaagataaaCTAATGGCAGAGTCTCACCAAGGATTCCCATTTTATAGGCTTCAGTACTCCCACATCAAAGTTAATCATCTCATATGATGTTAGCAGAACATCAAACTTGATTCTATCTTGCTTACTTTCAGTAACAATTTGGCcagatttctttttcttcaccTTCTTATGATTCCTTGGAAAGTAAAATTCATATTCCCTTATAACCGCACGAGCTTGGGCAGTGCCCACATACATAACCTGCAGCAAACATATTAACATAATGCAGCCCAACAAACATTATGATGAATTAATAACCAACAGATACGTACAACATTCATATGAGGAGCCCATGTAGCAAATTCACGTTCCCAATTTCGAAGCGTTGAAAGTGGAGCAACCACCAAGTGGGGAGATAGATTCTCTTCATAAAGGGATGCTAAAAAGGCAATACTCTGTATGGTTTTTCCTGTAGCCAATTAGAAAAAGGTTTTCTCAAGTTAAAGGTCAAATGGAACCTCTTTCTACACTCCTTTATACTGAGAGGACCAATAACTCACCAAGCCCCATCTCATCAGCAAGTATAACATGAGTTTGCTTGGACCAAGAAAAACGTAAGAAATTCAATCCTTCAAGCTGATATGGATGCAATGTTCCTTCATTTGGACCAAAAAGTCAGCTTATCACGTCTGAGGAAAATATAGTATACAACACTAAAGtatagaaaaaaatttatacCTCCAGAAAGAAACTGAGGACTACAATCATATTGTTGgaattctttttgttttttctttaccTCACCAATATCACCATGGCTGCTTTTGTTCTTATTAGAAGACTGTTTACGAGATCTAGACTGAATTTTATGGAACTTATCAATTTCAGGCTGAAAGGCAGAGATGTCTGATTCAAATTCCCAATAACATTCATCATAAGAAAGTTCTTTATATTTCAcaaaatattctttttcttcatcatttccCCTACATTCAAAAGAAGCATTCACATCAATCAGTTTCCGCTCCATCATTCTAATTCAAATTGATTGTAATATTAAACAGGAATGCAATGCGTCACGTCAAAAAGATCTACAGCCATATAAGAGAAATACTGGTTTAACCTATTGTGTATATTCAAACTTTTTACGGCATGAAGAATTGTATCAAAGCAGTCACAACAACAACCAAGAAGAAGAATCCTTCTGCGTTGAAacaaatggacataaaaattgaaaagtagTGGTATATCAAATTTTGTCATCCCACAGCGCCTGGGCATTAGAAAATATtgcaaaaaaattatttaacctATGCAAAAAAACTCCAAGAAAAGAACAAACCTGCAAGCAAGAATCCGGTCCACTGTTGTCCATTCAGGTCGAATAGCAACGTAATCTTCCTCGGCATTGTTGTTCGAAGACATTTGCTTATGAAAATTGTTTACTTTAGTCCTCAAGCGAGGATGCGTTTTAAAAGCTTTTATAAATTCTTTCTCAGGCACCCtgacaattaaaaataaaaggaacAGAATAAAAGATATGACACAAATTAGGGAAGCTGTAAGTAATACTACTACGTAGATGAATACATAtacaaacacacacacacaaacacaaAGGGGAAAAAAGGGTAAACAACTCCAGAAGtaagaaaatatcaaaataaattaccATGTGCAATGTAGATAAGATAACCCCTTCCACTTTACAAGATATTGTTTCACAAAAATTTGCTTTGAACCAAGCTTTGATGCATCGCTGTCCCCGGCAAGAGTAGGCCGCATTTCGCAATccaatattttatcaatatcaCTTAGAGGGCTAACCTGTGAGATGAAATAGATGGGGAAAAAATTGGCTAACAAAAGAAGATACAAAgtctacacaaaaaaaaaaatcaggttCCAAGAAAGGAATCGTACACATTCAGGGCACCTCCAATTGTTAGGGAGAGGAGCTTTCAAGGGTGGAAATAGACATTTAGGATGGTAATCATATGTACAGGTTTCACAGGAGAGAAGATTCTCACTTTCTCCACAAGCTTGACATGCATCTTCTTTCTGCCAGAGGATGTGAAAGGACAGCAAAAATTAAATACACTTACAAAAAGTAGACTAGGAAGTCCTATTAGGAAATATGTACATGATAATAACAGAATAACACCAACACGTACACTTACAAGAGCTGTAAATATTACACGAAAGCATGAGAACCGATCCAAAACAGAATTCTATTAAATTATGATTCCACTTGATACTGCCAATTGATGATCGAAACTTTCCAGAATAACCCtaagataaaattttaaatatacatacaTCCTTCTCATTCAaacaaaaaccatttttctaaTTACGCAGGTATTCTGATAAAGTCCTTGGTAATTAGGGATAGCTTGAGAGATTATAAGAATGGGCTTtaacatatttgattttttttttcttttgtaaagtTATTGAAAGGTCTGCATCCCTTCAATGTAAATTTGTACCACCTACACAGAGAATGTAACTTGGTACTGCCTAAGCATACTAGTGAACAAAAAAGAATAAGTGTGTCCCATTTACCACCAACAAATGTTTTCTAAGAAGTCACATTTTCATTGGGCTCATATGTACATGAAATGAAAATAAGAGGAGCCTTTAAAATTTAGTTCgacaacatatatatatatatagcaagtaaaactatttatttaaccatcaaattgaaatatgaCAGAAAAAGACCACTGAGCCTTGAATTGAAACATAAGAAAAGTAAACAAACCTTGTCATCCCTCTCCAATCTTTCAAATATCTCTTGCGCTGAGCCAGGTTTTTTATGCTTATAATCAAACTCTTCGTCTGACTCATCGAGATTATACACTGGCCTTCGTTCTGATCTAACACGAAGCCTCTCAACCAGGCTACTCATTTTCTGCACCAAATCATAATGTCAGTAAACACAACAACACTTtgtggaaattaaaaaaaataatggaacAAATTCCTCTGGATGGGTATTAACAACTGCAATAACAAGATAACTACATGAACAGTATGCATAGTTGAAAATGGTAAAAAGGTTCTCAATTCTAGGGTTTGCTTGGTACGAACCAAACGTATGAATCATGTGAAACGCCTAACAAAGAAGGAACTATAGAATAAAATCCTACGTCAGAGTTGCACAGATGCAAATACATTACCATAAAAAGATCCAAACAGACATGAATGCATGGAAGAACTCTACAGAACACACGATGACAGTATTAGATTTCCAACACGCAACACGATGAACAATTTCTcaaacatatatatgtatacatacGTACCGTTCAACAATAAAACCcataaatgaaaacaaaattataacaaaACAAAGATTTCAGCATGAGCTGAAAAGGAATGCAGCCGAGCATGTTCAATctcaaaaaaaaaggaagagaacGAACGCATGACCACCAAATGCCATTGCCATAACGACGATGAATTCGCATTTCTCAACAAAAGAAAATCAAGCATTTCATCACCACCAATAAAACCTAACACACGTTTCTCAAAACAATAACACAACCCAGAAgcaaattcatcaattttacaCAACCCCATCAACAACATTTACAAAAGAGATACAAAAAATCCATCCCCAGTTCATAAAACCAACTACAGAGAACTAGACAGACTTAACTTGAGGTATTAATGTAGCGGGAGAGAAAAAACAGAGAAATTACCGAAGACCACCGGATCTTGGAGAAGATATATTATCGGAAATCTGCCGGAACCCACAACTGAAGTCTGGAGAGAAAGTAAAACCAAAAGAGTAAAACACGgtgtgaagagagagaaagaagagggCCCTTAATCTCCCAAAGAGACAGTGGAGTCTCCTGTAGGAAGATTAACAGAAAAAAGCGGTAAATAGGAAGTGAAGAAGGAGAATTTTACTCAGATCATCGTCTCGCCTTGATTTTCAACAGAGAAGACGATCTTTAATTCTTACATTACTCATCTGTAGACAGTAATGGTTGCTTTTTGATACAGAGAATTTTGAGGAAGGGGCCAAAAGCGAAGCCCTTACCAAAGCAAGTGCTACTATTGACCTTCTCAAATGGGCTTTTAACTATTTTGggctttttttctttaaaataaataattcttGGAGTCTAATATGTTCTTGTTCTTGGAGGgttgaaattgataaaattttggCTGTTTTGGATAATCTTCCTGATTTTCTAGTATAGATATATGGAAGTAATCTATATATAGTAGTTAATGATAAATGATTGATCATGTTAGATCTGTTCGTTCTTGGATTAAGAGATATTTTGGATTGACTTAATTATTTGACTTGTAGATCTGTCCAAATTCCTTGTTTTATTTCAGTTTAGTGCATTAATAGTTAGCATTAAATAAACGGTTTGGTTCGTTATTGAGTTGAGAGATGTTTTttgttgatttaattatttgtgttgtaaatttattggatttgagcGTTACTTACGATTTAGTGAATTAGTAGCCAACTCTTACTTTATTATTTAATACTCTTAATTGGAATAGTTCGAATGgttaatattattaatcataatTGAATTACAGTAATTTGCCCACGTGGTTCTAATATGTTTTAATTAGAATAGTTAGGTCTATTTTTTTTACCAACTCATGTTTCAATGAcctttgtgtgtgtgtgttttccTATTTAATGTATACATcattgaattgttttttttcaTAACTGATTGACCGCACCAAATAAAGAATtggaaaatgttaaaattgtcATTCTAAACATAGTTTAGTAGATAATGCATCAATTATTCCAAGCGTTGATGGTCCAATCCCCACACCCTACAATTGTTGGGGGAAATCTAGTCATATATAAAActcaaatgaatttcataaatGCACCATCCCATTAAATATATATGGATGCGTTCGTTTGCAAGACGTGAGTGTACCATTATTTAGAAGTATGACAAGTTATACAAATATTCCATAGTTATATGACCCATGTGGTGATTATGATGGTAGTTAGTCAAATACAATATCTCATGCCATGGGGATCAAGTAGATCTCGAGTCATTGGCTCAaataagattttaaaatgtcaaaacAAGTATTATTTAGTAGTAACTGGTACGCACTTGCTACTTTAAGATGGAAAGTTTAAATCTCGATACTCTCACTAAGACAATATTGAGATTTTAAAAATCACAAACTCGCATAAAGAAATTACATGTTTGGTTGTTTGTTAACACATGAAATAAAACCATTTGGATGTGAAAAAGAGAGTCGAAACCTTTAATATGCTAATAATGTTAATGAATTATCACTGGGGTGTTATCTTCATCCGTAAGGAGACACCCTAAGTGGAAATGGAACCTCCATTGGCCAAACGGTGGAGGAAGTGCCAGAACAAACTTTTGTCGTTAGCTAAATGGAAACATATACAAAATATACGTTCTCCACATCTGATTTCACTTTGACGTGTGTGTGTTAATACATGTACTTGTATATATGTAGGGGTAGAGGAATCGAACTTCCGATTCTAAAGTTGATTATACAAACACTATGCCATACAAGCTAGGTACATTTTGGTAATATTTGAGTTAAATGACAATTTGGTTCCTCcatctaattaatatatttttatcatttaaagaaaaataaaaaaggatatttttcaaataaaggaaaatgaacaatttatttacaaatataacaaaatgtcactatctatcaatgataaccgatagatgtctatcgcggtttgtcactgatagacagtaacattttgttatacttaaaaatattttcaacaattttatcacttatataatttataacaattaccaaaaaataataataattaaaaaaaaatcttaatttttttaaaaaataaaaatgtttttttacttttttttcccttcatttttcttaattatatcttttccaCTCTTCCTTCCCAGTGGTCAGTGACTGCCAGATGCCACTGTCATATTTAAGGGTATAATACACTTatgtttaaaaatgaaaaacatgatGAGATGTGACGTGAAAATTCTTCCTCGTAGCATGTTATGTTATATTAATTCGATATTACACGTGTTGCACGTGTAAAGTTTGAACAAATGACTTACAAAAAagtttattaatattaatttattcatAGAAAAGAAATATCACTATGATCTCTATATTATCGGTCTAGTTTTCATTTGGTTATAGATTTCAAGATGTTACACTTACACTTTTTTCTCTTTAAGCTTTGAGTTTGACTTCAATTCAAT
This region includes:
- the LOC120085687 gene encoding CHD3-type chromatin-remodeling factor PICKLE isoform X2 codes for the protein MSSLVERLRVRSERRPVYNLDESDEEFDYKHKKPGSAQEIFERLERDDKKEDACQACGESENLLSCETCTYDYHPKCLFPPLKAPLPNNWRCPECVSPLSDIDKILDCEMRPTLAGDSDASKLGSKQIFVKQYLVKWKGLSYLHCTWVPEKEFIKAFKTHPRLRTKVNNFHKQMSSNNNAEEDYVAIRPEWTTVDRILACRGNDEEKEYFVKYKELSYDECYWEFESDISAFQPEIDKFHKIQSRSRKQSSNKNKSSHGDIGEVKKKQKEFQQYDCSPQFLSGGTLHPYQLEGLNFLRFSWSKQTHVILADEMGLGKTIQSIAFLASLYEENLSPHLVVAPLSTLRNWEREFATWAPHMNVVMYVGTAQARAVIREYEFYFPRNHKKVKKKKSGQIVTESKQDRIKFDVLLTSYEMINFDVGVLKPIKWESLIVDEGHRLKNKDSKLFSSLKQFSSNLRVLLTGTPLQNNLDELFMLMHFLDAGKFGSLEEFQEEFRDINQEEQILRLHRMLAPHLLRRVKKDVMKDLPPKKELILRVELSSKQKEYYKAILTRNYQLLTRRGGAQISLINVVMELRKLCCHAYMLEGVEPDIEDAEEAYKQLLETSGKLHLLDKMMVRLKEQGHRVLIYTQFQHMLDLLEDYCSYKKWQYERIDGKVGGAERQIRIDRFNAKNSSRFCFLLSTRAGGLGINLATADTVIIYDSDWNPHADLQAMARAHRLGQTNKVMIYRLVTRGTIEERMMQMTKKKMVLEHLVVGRLKAQNINQEELDDIIRYGSKELFADENDEAGKSRQIHYDDAAIDRLLDRDQVRDDDATVDEEEDDEFLKAFKVANFEYIDEVEAAAEEAVKRAPVESKPVASNVERASYWEELLKDKYEVHKIEEFNTLGKGKRSRKQMVSVEEDDLAGLEDVSSEGEEDDNYEADLTEGEANSPDVPSARKPHRKKSRVDSTEPLPLMEGEGRSFRVLGFNQNQRAAFVQNLMRFGVGDFDWKEFTSRMKQKTYEEIKEYGTLFLSHIAEDITDSPNFSDGVPKEGLRIQDVLIRIAVLLLIRDKAKFVPENPSAPLFTDDILSRYPGLKGGKHWKEEHDRLLLLAVLKHGYGRWQAIIDDKDLKIQEVICLELNLPVINLPVPGQTGSLVQNGGNIPNTEAAGIESREKENGGGNDASSDVQGGGTDTANQSQLYQDSSIYYHFRDMQRRQVEFVKKRVLLLEKGLNAEYQKEYFVSSELQG